Proteins encoded in a region of the Sugiyamaella lignohabitans strain CBS 10342 chromosome B, complete sequence genome:
- the MDN1 gene encoding AAA family ATPase midasin (Huge dynein-related AAA-type ATPase (midasin); forms extended pre-60S particle with the Rix1 complex (Rix1p-Ipi1p-Ipi3p); acts in removal of ribosomal biogenesis factors at successive steps of pre-60S assembly and export from nucleus; GO_component: GO:0005739 - mitochondrion [Evidence IDA] [PMID 14576278]; GO_component: GO:0005739 - mitochondrion [Evidence IDA] [PMID 16823961]; GO_component: GO:0005654 - nucleoplasm [Evidence IDA] [PMID 15528184]; GO_component: GO:0005634 - nucleus [Evidence IEA,IEA,IEA]; GO_component: GO:0005634 - nucleus [Evidence IDA] [PMID 12102729]; GO_component: GO:0030687 - preribosome, large subunit precursor [Evidence IDA] [PMID 23212245]; GO_function: GO:0005524 - ATP binding [Evidence IEA,IEA]; GO_function: GO:0016887 - ATPase activity [Evidence IEA]; GO_function: GO:0016887 - ATPase activity [Evidence ISS] [PMID 12102729]; GO_function: GO:0017111 - nucleoside-triphosphatase activity [Evidence IEA]; GO_function: GO:0000166 - nucleotide binding [Evidence IEA,IEA]; GO_process: GO:0006200 - ATP catabolic process [Evidence IEA]; GO_process: GO:0006461 - protein complex assembly [Evidence IEA]; GO_process: GO:0006364 - rRNA processing [Evidence IMP] [PMID 12837249]; GO_process: GO:0000027 - ribosomal large subunit assembly [Evidence IPI] [PMID 11583615]; GO_process: GO:0000027 - ribosomal large subunit assembly [Evidence IPI] [PMID 12374754]; GO_process: GO:0000027 - ribosomal large subunit assembly [Evidence IMP] [PMID 15528184]) produces MEGPIKFDAVKVYGQLKAIVEASNSSLKELNEKFSAKSNDIDAQLNGLAELALSSQLTVPILTVAHDVFLEIAARWISMHSHLNQLSILSAFARTVSIYPSLTQLARHYCGVVTKQGIANLYTAFLEESCDTALLAVYRLLNHDRSFTRFLDTDVLYTILESSQANASTKYLTLRVLAIYINASESCRDEWLAQHIDISEPILGFIDSEKLDLVFLPLVEAKRISNAINAIQTSAETAVYDGPFKPSPLIANLGGTLVPNFQHSDAFYSTSDFVATPTIMTSLQKMASAVVSSEPILLTGPEGSGKTFLVDESAKHLSAYESIVRIHLGDQTDAKLLVGTYSTGEKPGSFEWRPGVLSVAVREGRWVLIEDIDKAPTEILSLLLPLLEKRQLLIPSRSEVVNAKQGFQLFATMKSVHSRSGAEVLPELIGKRFWTQVKVEAPSQEELVMIIKSRFPLLQKLAGTFVQVYVDLAHHFTAPRFLSLSKSAQRQISPRDLIKWARRVHHMLKQQGITTPDQALASSIYDNIFAEAFDCFAGFIPTYEGREYLAAIIGESLDISINRVNLFLSKHIPAMSETSTSFTIGRGQMIKSRALSKAKSRILSAQRSKFALTGHSLRLIEQVGVASSMSEPILLVGETGTGKTTVVQYLANVLNKNITIINVSQQTETGDLLGGYKPVDSKLIAMPIREKFDSLFENTFSAKKNERFLAILTKSFIKGHWGNTIKLWREAYRMAEEMLSKSDSDSNDTTTEKPKKKRKIDSATKALLLDQWKEFLNEVNSFEIQAKQIENSFFFSFVEGLLVQAVRRGDWVLLDEINLASSDTLESIADLLVENPSITLSEKGDAGSIKAHPDFRLFACMNPATDIGKRDLPVGLRSRFTELYVTSPDRDISDLLAIIDKYIGHLSMSDQWVGNDVAELYLEAKALSEQNKIVDGANQKPHFSIRTLSRTLVYSASISHIYGLRRALFEGFCMSFLTLLDKPSEDILLPAITKYTIGRLKNVKSVISQIPPAPQDGHSYVQFKHYWLRQGALPPKEQQNYIITPFVEKNLLSLTRATAGRLFPVLIQGPTSSGKTSMIHYLANKSGHKFVRINNHEHTDLQEYLGSYVSDERGQLKFQEGVLVEAVRNGYWIVLDELNLAPTDVLEALNRLLDDNRELLIPETQEIVKPHPDFMLFATQNPPGLYGGRKLLSRAFRNRFLELHFDDIPEDELEIILRDRCEIAPSYAKKIVDVYRQLSVERQSTRLFEQKNSFATLRDLFRWAQREAVGYEQLGLNGYILLGERVRKPEERLIVKKVIEKVMRIKLDIEKSYLELLPQRIVESNDKVVWTKGMKRLLVLVWEAIKNNEPILLVGETGCGKTTICQILAESLGKELHIVNAHQNTETGDIIGAQRPVRNRGDLQKELANELRHVLTAQGLAVESADLEELKQMYTSLDQPNVDSLTHTKIEGLVNRLQILFEWHDGTLIQALKQGDLFLLDEISLADDSVLERLNSVLEPEKTLLLSEKGSQDVQIVAQEGFQFLSTMNPGGDYGKKELSPALRNRFTEIWVPSMEDFEDVLQIAESKLKPEVKRFANCIIQFGQWFGQRYGNGDASSGIISLRDILAWINFINTLSERISPELSVFHGACMVFVDSVGTNNSAALTQSVDILEQHRIKCVQKLSSLLDTDFTIAYREIASIEVDVNELHVGPFILQRDSRSSKEASFNLKAPTTAMNALRVVRAMQARKPILLEGSPGVGKTSLITAIADVVGRPLTRINLSEQTDLIDLFGSDAPAEGSSAGEFVWKDAPFLRAMQRGEWVLLDEMNLASQSVLEGLNACLDHRGEAYIPELDKTFSCGKGFTVFAAQNPHYQGGGRKGLPKSFINRFSVVYVDTLTLPDLHQISSFIFPKLPTDTTEKLIKFVLELDHQISVKRSFGQLGSPFEFNLRDTMRWLGLVNSSAGISSRCDPVEFFNIIIGQRFRSKSDREAALALYEQFFGPCEQSDQYIQVAPKLLQSGHSLVIRDGDFESGFQNALLLQCNNDALESMITCVQNAWPLILVGPTNSGKTSLIRGLANLLGKNLKEFPMNGDIDSTDLLGGFDQVDVAHKASQLFAEVRDLCLETISFVLKHSATAEWKGLLFELSQLYESANTEEFVASDLYNVRNVLAKVPVYSDKFNAKVAKFIAIADTLIKQAGENQTAKFQWLDGTLVKAVEEGHWLILDNANLCNPSVLDRLNSLLEPNGCLIVNECSLENGEPRMIIPHKDFRLFLTVDPHYGELSRAMRNRGVEIFLESLDSRATSFDRKLLEINSHITDAASSTNLENALHDLKLSVSTEFSSQVSKHIGSSNSYLRTFSLLDDAIVGSEIDDPNMLVKAAVSFIPQSALSVLNRWRTLVYSSKLFSAAYQNLSNLLIENLAFLNDVGYVAALRSFYDSALTDAGETSLKIADELPLNPLVDTAVSRFGFGLEHAGNAHLILSSLHYLHIITQTIANVENKAKAARPSEMTYLEKSAALSLGRSFKQAPKVMVFPLIAGIANFASLCLKRFLAEGSVNKVGCLLDSIPVAIMSVNGTNMYQTTLIVIQDLIFVCFDIIDLTNHSEPYENKLHIYRDILDKWVTDNAKIPEFAPFVSDMIKVIESFGSELDLTTGISMELIWKAYKPDLPVTELAWDSYRRLIDLSNRFDAIASEIASRYF; encoded by the exons ATGGAGGGACCTATTAAGTTTGATGCTGTCAAAGTCTATGGCCAGCTCAAGGCCATCGTTGAGGCATCAAACTCTTCTTTGAAAGAACTTAACGAAAAGTTCTCTGCAAAATCAAACGACATTGACGCCCAATTGAATGGCTTAGCTGAACTTGCATTGTCATCTCAATTGACGGTACCCATCCTAACAGTGGCTCACGACGTATTTTTAGAAATCGCAGCTAGGTGGATTTCTATGCATTCTCATCTCAACCAACTTTCTATTTTATCTGCATTTGCCCGAACTGTCTCAATATACCCTTCCTTAACTCAGCTTGCCCGTCACTATTGTGGAGTTGTGACTAAACAGGGTATTGCTAACTTATACACAGCTTTTTTGGAAGAAAGTTGTGATACTGCTCTTCTGGCTGTCTACAGACTCTTGAATCACGACAGATCTTTTACTCGATTCCTCGATACCGATGTTCTGTATACAATCCTTGAGAGCAGTCAAGCGAATGCATCTACTAAATATCTGACTCTTCGAGTTTTGGCTATTTACATCAATGCCTCGGAATCATGCCGTGATGAATGGTTAGCTCAACACattgatatttcagaaCCAATCTTAGGATTCATTGATTCAGAAAAACTTGATCTTGTTTTTCTGCCCTTGGTGGAGGCCAAGCGTATATCTAATGCTATAAACGCTATCCAGACATCAGCGGAGACCGCTGTTTATGATGGCCCCTTTAAACCGTCCCCATTAATTGCGAATCTTGGAGGTACTCTTGTTCCAAATTTCCAACATTCTGACGCTTTTTACAGTACCTCGGATTTTGTTGCTACACCCACTATTATGACTTCGCTTCAAAAAATGGCATCTGCTGTCGTATCTTCTGAGCCTATTCTTCTGACAGGCCCTGAGGGTTCCGGCAAAACGTTTTTGGTCGACGAAAGCGCCAAGCACCTGTCTGCTTATGAATCCATTGTGCGTATCCATTTGGGTGACCAAACTGATGCTAAACTTCTAGTTGGTACTTATTCCACTGGTGAAAAGCCAGGGTCGTTTGAATGGCGTCCTGGTGTGCTTTCTGTGGCAGTTAGAGAGGGTCGCTGGGTGCTTATTGAAGATATAGACAAAGCTCCCACTGAGATCCTGTCTCTTTTACTTCCTTTGTTGGAAAAGCGACAGCTTTTAATTCCATCCCGTAGTGAAGTTGTCAATGCCAAGCAAGGTTTCCAGCTATTTGCTACGATGAAGTCTGTCCATTCAAGATCTGGTGCTGAGGTTCTCCCAGAACTTATTGGTAAGCGATTCTGGACTCAGGTCAAAGTAGAAGCTCCATCCCAAGAGGAGTTAGTAATGATTATCAAATCTCGGTTTCCATTATTACAAAAGCTGGCTGGTACTTTTGTGCAAGTTTATGTTGATCTGGCACACCATTTTACAGCACCTAGATTCTTATCATTGAGTAAATCCGCTCAAAGACAGATTTCTCCTCGTGATCTCATAAAATGGGCTAGACGAGTTCATCACATGCTGAAACAACAGGGAATTACAACCCCTGACCAAGCATTAGCTTCCTCTATTTATGACAATATTTTTGCTGAGGCTTTTGACTGTTTTGCTGGCTTCATCCCTACATATGAGGGTCGGGAATATTTGGCTGCTATCATTGGAGAGTCGCTCGATATATCTATCAACAGGGTCAACTTATTCCTTTCCAAACATATCCCCGCCATGTCGGAGACATCGACAAGTTTCACTATTGGTCGTGGTCAAATGATAAAATCCAGGGCCCTTTCAAAGGCTAAATCAAGGATTCTGTCGGCTCAGCGCTCCAAATTCGCTCTTACTGGTCATAGTTTAAGACTTATCGAACAAGTTGGTGTAGCCAGCTCTATGTCTGAACCTATTTTGCTAGTGGGTGAGACTGGTACCGGTAAGACCACAGTAGTGCAATATTTGGCCAATGTactcaacaaaaatattaccATTATCAATGTTTCACAACAAACTGAAACTGGTGATTTGCTGGGTGGATATAAACCAGTTGATAGTAAGCTCATTGCTATGCCAATTAGGGAAAAGTTTGATTCACTCTTTGAAAACACCTTCTCAGCAAAGAAGAATGAGAGATTCTTGGCAATTTTAACAAAGTCATTTATTAAGGGTCATTGGGGCAATACTATAAAGCTATGGCGAGAAGCTTATCGAATGGCTGAAGAAATGCTTTCTAAATCTGATAGCGACTCGAATGATACAACGACCGAaaagccaaagaagaagcgtAAAATAGACTCTGCCACaaaagctcttcttcttgatcaaTGGAAAGAATTCTTGAATGAGGTAAATAGCTTTGAAATTCAAGCTAAACAAATAGAAAACTCCTTTTTCTTTAGTTTCGTTGAGGGTCTATTGGTACAAGCTGTGAGAAGGGGAGATTGGGTATTGTTGGATGAAATCAACCTGGCATCGTCGGATACACTAGAAAGCATTGCAGACCTGTTGGTAGAAAACCCCTCAATTACACTTTCTGAGAAGGGTGATGCGGGTTCTATCAAGGCTCACCCAGACTTCCGCTTGTTTGCATGTATGAACCCCGCTACTGATATTGGTAAGAGGGACCTACCGGTGGGTCTTCGTTCTCGATTTACAGAACTTTATGTGACATCTCCGGATAGGGACATTTCTGATCTCCTTGCAATTATTGATAAGTACATTGGTCATTTATCGATGAGCGACCAATGGGTTGGAAATGATGTGGCAGAACTCTATCTTGAGGCAAAGGCACTATCGGAGCAGAATAAAATCGTTGATGGTGCAAATCAGAAACCTCATTTCAGCATAAGAACTTTATCTCGAACACTGGTATATTCTGCATCTATTTCTCATATCTATGGACTGCGAAGAGCTTTATTCGAAGGGTTCTGCATGAGTTTCCTTACATTACTCGATAAACCATCCGAAGATATTCTGCTACCAGCGATCACCAAATACACAATTGGTCGACTTAAGAATGTCAAATCGGTTATTTCTCAAATCCCTCCTGCTCCACAAGATGGGCATAGCTATGTCCAATTCAAGCACTATTGGCTCAGACAAGGTGCCCTTCCTCCCAAGGAACAACAAAACTATATCATTACCCCTTTTGTTGAAAAGAATCTTCTCAGTTTGACTAGAGCAACTGCTGGTAGATTGTTCCCTGTCCTAATTCAGGGTCCCACGTCAAGTGGAAAAACGAGTATGATTCACTACCTGGCAAACAAATCTGGTCACAAGTTTGTTCGTATTAACAATCACGAGCACACAGATTTACAGGAATACCTAGGTAGCTATGTATCCGATGAACGCGGACAGCTCAAGTTTCAAGAAGGTGTCCTAGTAGAAGCAGTGCGAAATGGTTATTGGATTGTTCTTGACGAGTTAAACCTTGCTCCAACTGATGTATTGGAGGCATTGAATAGATTGCTCGACGATAACCGAGAGCTTTTAATTCCCGAAACTCAAGAGATTGTCAAGCCCCATCCCGACTTTATGTTGTTTGCCACTCAGAATCCACCAGGACTGTATGGTGGAAGAAAACTGTTATCTCGAGCTTTCAGAAATCGTTTCCTAGAGTTGCATTTTGACGATATACCTGAGGATGAGCTTGAAATTATTCTTAGAGATAGATGCGAGATTGCACCTTCATATGCTAAGAAAATTGTTGACGTCTATCGCCAACTTTCGGTAGAGCGTCAATCGACAAGATTGTTCGAACAGAAGAATAGTTTTGCCACACTTCGTGATCTCTTCAGATGGGCTCAGAGAGAGGCAGTGGGCTACGAACAATTAGGACTAAATGGTTATATCCTCCTTGGAGAGAGGGTTAGAAAGCCTGAGGAAAGGCTCATTGTCAAAAAGGTGATTGAAAAAGTTATGAGAATCAAGCTTGACATCGAAAAGTCTTACTTAGAGTTACTTCCCCAGCGGATTGTTGAGTCAAATGACAAGGTGGTATGGACAAAGGGAATGAAGCGTCTTTTGGTATTGGTGTGGGAGGCGATAAAGAATAATGAACCTATCCTTTTGGTTGGTGAAACTGGTTGTGGTAAAACCACCATTTGCCAAATTCTTGCCGAAAGCCTAGGGAAAGAGTTGCACATTGTGAACGCTCACCAAAATACCGAGACAGGCGATATAATTGGTGCCCAACGTCCAGTACGTAATCGTGGAGACCTCCAGAAAGAACTTGCTAACGAGCTTCGTCATGTTTTGACTGCTCAGGGCTTAGCTGTGGAAAGCGCTGATCTCGAAGAACTAAAGCAGATGTACACCTCCCTGGATCAACCCAATGTTGACTCACTGACTCATACTAAGATTGAAGGGTTGGTTAACCGTCTTCAAATTCTATTTGAATGGCACGATGGTACCTTGATCCAAGCCCTCAAGCAAGGAGATCTCTTCTTATTGGACGAAATCTCTCTTGCAGATGATTCAGTGCTTGAACGTCTCAACAGTGTTTTGGAGCCTGAGAAAACACTACTACTATCCGAAAAAGGATCTCAAGACGTTCAAATAGTTGCTCAAGAAGGTTTTCAATTTCTTTCTACTATGAACCCTGGTGGTGATTATGGAAAAAAGGAACTTTCACCTGCCCTTCGAAACCGTTTTACAGAGATTTGGGTACCTTCCATGGAGGACTTTGAAGATGTCTTGCAAATTGCTGAATCAAAGCTCAAGCCTGAAGTCAAAAGGTTTGCCAATTGCATTATTCAGTTTGGTCAATGGTTTGGTCAGAGATATGGAAACGGTGACGCTTCTTCAGGTATTATTTCGCTCCGTGACATTTTAGCCTGGATTAACTTTATCAATACTCTTTCAGAGAGAATCTCACCCGAATTAAGTGTGTTTCATGGTGCCTGTATGGTATTCGTAGACTCGGTTGGTACGAACAACTCAGCTGCTTTGACTCAATCAGTGGACATTCTTGAGCAGCATAGAATCAAGTGTGTTCAAAAGTTATCTTCGTTACTTGACACGGATTTCACGATTGCCTACCGTGAGATTGCCTCGATTGAAGTTGATGTCAATGAATTGCATGTTGGTCCATTTATTCTTCAAAGAGATAGCAGGTCAAGCAAAGAGGCTTCTTTCAACCTGAAGGCTCCTACAACCGCCATGAATGCGCTTCGTGTAGTTCGTGCTATGCAGGCACGCAAGCCAATTCTGCTAGAAGGTAGCCCTGGTGTAGGTAAAACAAGTCTCATCACGGCAATTGCAGATGTAGTTGGACGGCCCCTGACGCGAATCAATCTATCAGAACAGACTGATCTTATAGATTTATTTGGTTCGGATGCACCTGCTGAAGGCAGTAGCGCTGGTGAGTTTGTATGGAAAGATGCTCCATTTTTGAGAGCCATGCAAAGAGGTGAATGGGTTCTATTAGATGAGATGAATCTTGCATCACAGTCTGTCTTGGAGGGTCTCAATGCTTGCTTAGATCACCGTGGTGAGGCATATATTCCTGAATTAGATAAGACATTCTCCTGTGGTAAAGGATTCACTGTCTTTGCTGCTCAAAATCCACACTATCAAGGTGGAGGCCGTAAGGGTTTGCCAAAATCGTTCATTAATCGTTTCTCTGTCGTATATGTTGATACCTTGACGTTACCAGACTTGCATCAAATTTCATCGTTTATCTTCCCCAAACTTCCCACAGATACCACTGAAAAACTTATCAAATTTGTTTTGGAGTTGGATCACCAGATATCAGTGAAAAGATCCTTTGGTCAATTAGGCAGTCCTTTTGAATTTAACCTGAGAGATACCATGAGATGGCTCGGTTTGGTGAACAGTTCTGCAGGAATATCCTCCAGGTGCGACCCAGTGGAATtctttaatattattatcgGCCAAAGATTCCGTTCGAAGTCAGATAGAGAGGCAGCTTTGGCCCTTTACGAGCAGTTCTTTGGGCCATGTGAACAGAGTGATCAGTATATTCAAGTTGCCCCCAAGCTTCTACAATCTGGCCATTCGCTGGTAATTCGAGACGGGGATTTTGAATCAGGATTTCAAAATGCCTTACTTTTGCAATGTAACAACGATGCTCTGGAGTCAATGATTACATGTGTTCAAAATGCCTGGCCCTTAATTTTAGTGGGTCCAACCAACTCCGGTAAAACCAGTCTAATAAGAGGTTTAGCTAATTTATTGGGTAAGAATTTGAAAGAGTTTCCAATGAATGGTGACATTGACAGTACTGATTTATTGGGTGGATTTGACCAGGTTGATGTTGCTCATAAAGCATCTCAGTTATTCGCAGAGGTGAGGGATCTTTGTCTTGAAACAATCTCCTTTGTATTAAAGCATAGTGCAACTGCTGAATGGAAAGGGCTTCTGTTTGAGTTGTCGCAATTGTACGAAAGTGCAAACACCGAAGAGTTTGTGGCTAGTGACCTGTACAATGTTCGTAATGTTTTAGCAAAAGTCCCAGTATACAGCGACAAGTTCAATGCCAAGGTGGCCAAGTTTATTGCTATTGCCGACACTTTGATAAAGCAGGCAGGCGAAAATCAAACTGCAAAATTCCAGTGGTTAGATGGTACCCTTGTCAAGGCGGTAGAAGAGGGTCATTGGTTGATTTTAGACAATGCTAACCTATGCAATCCATCCGTACTTGATCGTCTCAACTCATTACTTGAACCTAATGGATGCCTGATTGTCAACGAATGCTCTTTAGAAAATGGTGAACCCCGTATGATCATCCCTCACAAGGACTTCAGATTATTTTTGACTGTTGACCCTCACTATGGTGAGCTCTCCCGTGCTATGCGAAACCGTGGTGTTGAGATTTTCCTTGAGAGCCTAGACTCTAGAGCTACTTCGTTTGACAGAAAACTGCTTGAAATCAACTCACATATTACAGATGCTGCATCTTCCACTAACCTAGAAAATGCTTTACATGATCTGAAACTTTCAGTTAGTACTGAGTTTTCTTCCCAAGTTTCTAAGCACATTGGCTCTTCTAACTCTTATTTGCGAACATTTTCGCTGCTCGATGATGCCATTGTTGGATCAGAAATCGATGATCCAAATATGTTAGTTAAGGCAGCTGTCAGTTTCATTCCTCAATCTGCCCTTAGTGTCCTGAACAGATGGAGGACGTTGGTCTATAGCAGTAAGCTTTTCTCAGCTGCCTACCAAAACTTGTCAAACTTACTGATAGAAAACCTTGCATTCCTGAATGATGTCGGATACGTTGCCGCGCTTAGATCCTTTTATGATTCGGCTCTGACTGACGCAGGTGAGACTTCTCTCAAAATTGCAGATGAACTGCCTTTAAATCCCTTGGTTGATACAGCAGTATCGAGGTTTGGTTTCGGTCTAGAGCATGCTGGAAATGCTCATCTTATTCTCAGTAGTCTACATTACTTGCATATTATCACGCAGACTATTGCAAATGTGGAGAACAAAGCTAAAGCTGCAAGACCCTCCGAGATGACTTATCTCGAGAAGTCGGCAGCTCTTTCATTGGGTAGATCTTTTAAACAAGCACCAAAAGTGATGGTTTTCCCACTAATAGCAGGGATCGCAAATTTTGCATCTCTGTGCTTAAAACGATTTTTGGCTGAGGGCAGTGTGAATAAGGTAGGTTGTTTACTGGACTCTATACCAGTGGCTATAATGTCTGTGAACGGCACTAACATGTATCAGACCACATTAATTGTTATTCAAGATttaatatttgtttgttttgacaTTATCGACCTTACAAATCATTCTGAGCCCTACGAGAACAAGCTTCACATATATCGTGATATTTTAGACAAATGGGTTACAGATAATGCCAAAATTCCCGAGTTCGCTCCTTTTGTCAGTGATATGATCAAAGTAATTGAATCTTTTGGATCTGAACTTGATCTCACAACCGGTATTTCTATGGAACTGATATGGAAGGCTTACAAACCAGATCTCCCTGTTACGGAGTTAGCTTGGGATAGCTATAGGCGATTGATTGATCTCTCTAATCGTTTTGACGCAATTGCCAGTGAAAT AGCTTCACGCTACTTCTAA